From the Rhodopirellula halodulae genome, one window contains:
- the hemB gene encoding porphobilinogen synthase, which yields MRRVRSTDWARRLVRETTLSVDDLIWPLFVMDGSGEQPVGSLPGVNRLGEKEIVAAAKRAVELGIPAIALFPATDPKLKTDDAKEAINPDNLVCRVTRAIKDEVGDSLGIILDVALDPYSSHGQDGLVRDGQVINDETVEVLCQQSVVQAAAGCDIIAPSDMMDGRIGAIRSALDAAGHHGVQIMSYAAKYASAFYGPFRDAVGSAANLGAADKKTYQQSPSQSDEAIAEVAMDIAEGADSVMVKPGMPYLDIVARVKETFGVPTFAYQVSGEYAMLRGAADAGWLDGEAVMLESLLAFKRAGADGVLTYFAADAAEWLRRG from the coding sequence TTGCGACGAGTGCGTTCGACGGATTGGGCGCGGCGTTTGGTTCGCGAAACGACGTTGTCGGTCGACGATTTGATTTGGCCGTTGTTTGTGATGGATGGCAGTGGGGAGCAGCCGGTTGGTTCGCTGCCGGGGGTGAATCGACTGGGAGAAAAAGAGATTGTTGCGGCGGCCAAACGAGCCGTTGAGTTGGGCATTCCCGCGATTGCGTTGTTTCCCGCGACCGATCCGAAGCTGAAAACCGACGACGCCAAAGAAGCGATCAACCCGGACAATTTGGTTTGTCGAGTGACACGAGCGATCAAGGACGAGGTCGGCGACTCGCTCGGCATCATCCTGGACGTGGCCTTGGATCCGTATAGCAGCCACGGACAAGACGGCTTGGTGCGGGATGGGCAGGTGATCAACGACGAAACGGTCGAGGTGTTGTGTCAGCAGTCAGTGGTGCAGGCCGCGGCAGGGTGCGACATCATCGCGCCGAGCGACATGATGGACGGACGCATCGGAGCCATCCGGTCGGCGCTGGACGCGGCTGGTCACCACGGTGTGCAGATCATGTCTTACGCGGCGAAATACGCCAGCGCGTTCTACGGTCCCTTTCGGGATGCGGTGGGCTCCGCGGCGAACCTGGGGGCGGCGGACAAGAAGACTTATCAGCAATCGCCATCGCAATCCGACGAAGCCATTGCGGAAGTCGCGATGGACATCGCGGAAGGTGCCGACAGCGTGATGGTCAAACCCGGCATGCCGTATCTGGACATTGTCGCTCGCGTCAAAGAAACCTTTGGCGTGCCGACGTTCGCTTATCAAGTCAGCGGCGAGTACGCGATGTTGCGCGGTGCGGCGGATGCTGGATGGCTGGACGGCGAAGCGGTGATGCTAGAAAGTTTGCTGGCATTTAAACGAGCCGGTGCCGATGGCGTGTTGACCTACTTCGCCGCGGACGCCGCGGAATGGTTACGTCGCGGTTGA
- a CDS encoding class I SAM-dependent methyltransferase: MADSISFAWHWEDTLIAGQKRPLAVASDPDAMLIEACERQDAGEEGVIDPFWATTWRAASGLDRFLDRVPIHNQDVLEVGCGTGHAGIAALLRGARVTLTDGVEDPLQLVRLSLSRLGLHADVRVFRLGEDSLAPKKFPFILGSDVTYLRTLWPELLQSASEHLTDDGQLILSDPQRLIATEFSRWVADKPWNYTEHTVEMEDDPEHPIRIMVLTQR; the protein is encoded by the coding sequence ATGGCTGATTCCATTTCGTTTGCGTGGCACTGGGAAGATACCTTGATCGCCGGGCAAAAACGCCCGCTCGCTGTCGCGTCGGATCCCGATGCGATGCTGATTGAAGCTTGCGAGCGTCAGGATGCTGGCGAGGAAGGCGTGATCGATCCGTTTTGGGCGACCACGTGGCGTGCGGCATCCGGATTGGATCGTTTTTTGGATCGAGTGCCAATTCACAATCAAGACGTTTTGGAAGTTGGTTGCGGGACGGGGCACGCTGGCATTGCAGCGCTGCTGCGTGGTGCTCGCGTGACGTTGACCGATGGTGTGGAAGATCCCTTGCAATTGGTGCGTCTGAGTTTGTCGCGGTTGGGATTGCACGCGGATGTGCGGGTGTTCCGATTGGGGGAAGATTCGCTCGCGCCGAAGAAGTTCCCGTTCATTTTGGGAAGCGATGTGACTTACTTGCGGACGTTGTGGCCGGAGTTGTTGCAGTCGGCATCGGAGCATTTGACCGACGATGGTCAGTTGATTTTGAGTGACCCGCAACGATTGATCGCGACCGAGTTTTCTCGGTGGGTTGCCGACAAGCCGTGGAACTACACCGAGCACACGGTGGAGATGGAAGACGATCCCGAGCACCCGATCCGCATCATGGTTTTGACGCAGAGATAG
- a CDS encoding GntR family transcriptional regulator — protein MFFTVDPSNGVAIYSQIVRQVKFAVAERTLRPGQLLPSVRQLSQQLAVNPNTVARAFQELQSEGVIETLRGRGVVVCKGAVERCRKQRQSMLADRLSAVLTEALQAGLSAEEVRKLVDEQLQSLEGTIEAIAELQ, from the coding sequence ATGTTTTTTACAGTGGATCCTTCCAATGGCGTGGCGATCTATTCGCAGATCGTTCGTCAGGTGAAGTTTGCGGTGGCGGAGCGGACTCTGCGGCCGGGCCAATTGTTGCCAAGCGTGCGGCAGCTCAGTCAGCAGCTCGCGGTCAATCCAAACACGGTGGCTCGCGCGTTCCAAGAGCTGCAATCGGAAGGCGTGATCGAGACGCTTCGCGGTCGCGGCGTGGTGGTTTGCAAAGGCGCGGTGGAGCGATGTCGCAAACAGCGGCAATCGATGCTGGCCGATCGACTGTCGGCTGTCTTGACCGAGGCTCTGCAAGCGGGCTTGTCGGCGGAGGAGGTTCGAAAGCTCGTCGATGAGCAACTTCAGAGCCTCGAAGGAACCATCGAAGCGATCGCGGAATTGCAGTGA
- a CDS encoding ABC transporter ATP-binding protein codes for MNSVISTNQLTMRFRGCDALMGVDLKIQPGTVFALLGENGAGKTTLIRILTGFQKPTSGSANVCGFDPLKQPLEVRRRVGYVSDNPALYDWMTVGQIGWFTASFYPDGFYDSYREQIARYEIPEDRKIRVLSKGQRAKIALSLALAHDPELLILDEPTSGLDPMVRREFLESMIGRAASGRTVFLSSHQINEVERVADTIGILHDGKLQTCEPLNDLKGSMTELTVSLDDSLVEVPTLPEPAQTLLEENQGRQRRVLVRHFDASMIPHIESAEGVIGVRERAMTLEEIFIAHTRKGFFRPADPPEQSRASRPASEPDGGGSQSDSEVVTTGERS; via the coding sequence ATGAATTCAGTCATCTCGACGAACCAACTCACCATGCGATTCCGTGGTTGCGACGCATTGATGGGAGTGGATTTGAAGATTCAACCTGGGACGGTGTTCGCATTGCTGGGCGAAAACGGAGCCGGCAAAACCACGTTGATTCGAATCCTGACCGGATTTCAGAAACCGACCTCGGGATCCGCCAACGTATGCGGATTTGATCCGCTGAAACAGCCGTTGGAGGTTCGCCGGCGTGTTGGCTATGTGTCCGACAACCCGGCATTGTACGACTGGATGACCGTGGGCCAGATCGGATGGTTCACGGCGTCGTTTTATCCGGACGGTTTTTATGACAGTTATCGCGAACAGATCGCTCGGTACGAGATCCCCGAGGATCGAAAAATTCGCGTGTTAAGCAAGGGGCAGCGGGCGAAGATCGCGTTGTCGCTTGCTCTGGCTCATGACCCGGAATTGTTGATCTTGGACGAGCCAACGTCCGGATTGGATCCGATGGTGCGACGTGAATTTCTGGAGAGCATGATCGGTCGGGCCGCGTCGGGACGGACCGTGTTTCTTTCGAGTCACCAAATCAACGAAGTGGAACGAGTCGCCGACACGATCGGGATTTTGCACGATGGCAAATTGCAAACGTGCGAACCACTGAACGACTTGAAAGGTTCCATGACGGAGCTCACTGTTTCGCTGGATGACTCGTTGGTCGAAGTGCCAACGTTGCCCGAGCCCGCTCAGACGTTGCTGGAAGAAAACCAAGGTCGACAACGCCGCGTCCTGGTTCGGCACTTCGATGCATCGATGATTCCGCACATCGAATCGGCGGAAGGCGTGATTGGTGTTCGTGAACGAGCGATGACGCTGGAGGAGATCTTCATTGCCCACACGCGGAAAGGCTTTTTTCGACCGGCGGATCCGCCAGAGCAATCGCGTGCGTCTCGACCGGCGAGTGAACCCGATGGCGGTGGATCGCAGTCCGACTCGGAGGTGGTCACCACGGGAGAGCGATCATGA
- a CDS encoding ABC-2 transporter permease produces the protein MNETRVWQGLFWKETKQIVPLIGMLFAVSAFLILVWASTSRQLNITLRAAGDIVPLIMPALFAAGAGAILVSHEKETRSLRWLASLPIPTRPIVATKLVVAFGGLIAMWIGCGVLSLVAGLDSGGVGELSEWRQIHPAFWFLHSVYVLLCGFYTSWRNKNAFPALVWIIPLALLPFLFAEIWFALPHSSSIQYTNVTQKTWVMSLVTLFAIPIAGWFAYRAGLNDLQADEPEKLLGRESMSSPDAWRPPEVSAPTVMPFRDSLASLVWQNVHGSPWMSIGLSVPLLAGAVAWLILTNHVGSPSNWELVCIQIAIGLAMLAVSWLGVAVFAGDGSAARLKFLADRGVSPWRAWVGRHWFAVSLLSATALLIVGVQSILGTPVGPDAYEQPLVFEVSLFTLLLVFAVVYGVSQWTSQVVPMLAASAFLAPVLSLVALALLVNAGVGNGVRLGWLLLVVALPFIGTWWTMRDFMDGRRGRNYWSVVVVSALLFSIMPSVPVWIAKSRFPAMSEERVAELLPEARRFSQGNALQFTSMRMGNLDLREDYSSVYGDIDGETAVKRFQQRDYMSPETWMVIGDQDDTPLRADTWIIQSSLEMTSLAKLQWKRDPSEQAKEELAAFVDRLTTVAKRLRLSVRWYDQEMADYVEEWLVENLSDEALQPLQSEPFFRGAVEQVGAFDDRQKARRRALLASWYIDRELPGSRHRYGVSANDDWFDQVPLEWRASIVQQGFGAVVDQCLWILEKGKEGGDLESEFRSLHELLGRPGGDFETGPYGDNVPSAKNVGHSRRHYGFPAVSWFEPWENEGREIWQREASQPQIEETKPAETNASVEEPNVTVEEIEQ, from the coding sequence ATGAACGAGACACGTGTATGGCAAGGCCTGTTTTGGAAGGAGACAAAGCAGATTGTTCCGCTGATCGGGATGTTGTTCGCGGTGTCTGCTTTCCTGATTCTTGTGTGGGCGTCAACGTCTCGGCAGCTCAATATCACGTTGCGGGCGGCGGGGGACATTGTTCCGCTGATCATGCCAGCGTTGTTCGCCGCGGGAGCCGGTGCGATTCTGGTCAGTCATGAAAAGGAGACACGCTCGTTACGTTGGCTGGCTTCGCTGCCGATTCCGACACGACCAATCGTTGCCACCAAATTGGTCGTCGCCTTTGGTGGATTGATCGCAATGTGGATCGGATGCGGCGTGTTGAGCTTGGTCGCTGGATTGGACAGCGGTGGCGTCGGTGAATTGTCAGAGTGGAGACAGATCCATCCGGCGTTTTGGTTTCTGCATTCGGTGTATGTGTTGTTGTGCGGCTTTTACACCTCGTGGCGAAACAAGAATGCGTTTCCGGCGTTGGTGTGGATCATACCGCTGGCACTGCTGCCGTTTTTGTTTGCTGAAATTTGGTTCGCATTGCCGCATTCATCGTCCATTCAGTACACGAATGTGACACAGAAAACTTGGGTGATGAGTCTCGTCACTCTCTTTGCGATTCCCATCGCGGGGTGGTTCGCCTATCGAGCGGGGCTGAACGATTTGCAAGCCGATGAGCCGGAGAAGCTGCTTGGTCGTGAATCGATGTCGTCGCCGGATGCATGGCGACCTCCGGAGGTTTCGGCACCAACGGTCATGCCGTTTCGCGATTCGCTTGCATCGCTGGTGTGGCAGAACGTTCACGGTTCTCCATGGATGTCGATTGGCTTGAGCGTGCCACTACTGGCTGGTGCGGTGGCCTGGTTGATTTTGACGAACCATGTTGGAAGCCCATCGAATTGGGAGTTGGTTTGCATCCAGATCGCCATTGGTTTGGCGATGCTGGCGGTGTCTTGGTTGGGCGTCGCTGTGTTCGCCGGGGACGGTTCGGCAGCAAGGTTGAAGTTCCTTGCTGATCGAGGCGTCTCGCCGTGGCGGGCTTGGGTCGGGCGTCACTGGTTCGCGGTCAGTTTGCTGTCCGCAACTGCCTTGCTGATCGTGGGAGTTCAGTCAATTCTAGGAACGCCGGTGGGCCCCGACGCTTATGAGCAGCCATTGGTGTTCGAGGTGTCCCTGTTCACGTTGTTGTTGGTGTTTGCCGTGGTGTACGGCGTGTCGCAATGGACCAGCCAAGTCGTTCCGATGCTGGCGGCGTCTGCGTTCTTGGCACCGGTGCTTTCGTTGGTTGCCTTGGCATTGCTGGTCAATGCGGGCGTGGGCAACGGTGTTCGCTTGGGTTGGCTGCTTTTGGTCGTGGCTCTTCCTTTCATTGGCACATGGTGGACCATGCGTGACTTCATGGACGGAAGGCGTGGTAGGAACTACTGGTCGGTCGTGGTCGTCTCAGCGTTGTTGTTCTCGATCATGCCGAGTGTTCCCGTTTGGATTGCAAAGTCGCGATTTCCGGCGATGTCAGAAGAGCGAGTTGCGGAACTGTTGCCGGAGGCAAGGCGATTTAGCCAAGGAAATGCTCTTCAGTTCACCTCGATGCGGATGGGCAATCTCGATCTTCGGGAGGATTACTCAAGCGTGTATGGCGACATTGATGGTGAAACCGCGGTGAAGCGTTTCCAACAACGGGACTACATGTCGCCGGAAACGTGGATGGTGATTGGGGATCAAGACGACACCCCGCTGCGGGCTGACACATGGATCATTCAAAGCAGCCTAGAGATGACCTCCCTCGCCAAGTTGCAATGGAAGCGGGACCCTAGCGAGCAGGCAAAGGAAGAGCTGGCCGCGTTTGTTGATCGCCTGACCACTGTCGCCAAACGATTACGACTGAGCGTGCGCTGGTACGACCAAGAGATGGCGGACTATGTGGAGGAGTGGCTGGTCGAAAATCTGTCGGATGAGGCCCTGCAGCCATTGCAATCAGAGCCATTTTTCCGAGGAGCAGTGGAACAAGTGGGGGCGTTCGACGACAGGCAAAAGGCCCGACGAAGAGCTCTCCTGGCGAGTTGGTACATCGATCGAGAGTTACCCGGATCTCGACATCGGTATGGCGTGAGCGCGAATGATGATTGGTTCGACCAAGTTCCGCTGGAATGGCGAGCGAGCATCGTTCAACAAGGTTTCGGCGCAGTGGTGGATCAGTGCTTGTGGATTCTTGAGAAGGGAAAGGAGGGGGGCGATTTGGAATCGGAGTTTCGTTCGCTTCATGAATTGTTGGGGCGTCCAGGCGGCGACTTTGAAACCGGGCCCTACGGCGACAACGTTCCGTCGGCGAAGAACGTGGGGCACTCTCGCCGACATTATGGCTTTCCCGCCGTCAGCTGGTTTGAACCGTGGGAGAACGAAGGTCGGGAGATATGGCAACGAGAGGCGTCGCAGCCACAGATTGAAGAAACGAAGCCGGCTGAAACAAATGCGTCCGTTGAGGAGCCTAATGTAACCGTTGAGGAGATAGAGCAATGA
- the tgt gene encoding tRNA guanosine(34) transglycosylase Tgt gives MFRYELIGTDGGARRGVFHTPQGPVRTPGFMPVGTLGTVKGLTIDQVAATGADMILGNTYHLRLRPGHETVAALGGLHKMCGWDGPILTDSGGFQVFSLGAINKVTEHAATFRSHIDGAKIELTPEHSIEIQQALGSDVAMVLDHVIALPAPMTQVEDALARSIRWAARCREAADREDQALFAIVQGGLDRTLRQQCATELAAMPFEGYAVGGLSVGEPPEDMYTTTGFTTPHLPADKPRYLMGVGTPRDLLENIARGIDLFDCVMPTRNGRNALAFTDEGAIKLRNAVHKLDTRPLMEDCPCLACRHSRGYLRHLFVAGEMLGPILLSHHNLMYYGRLMQQTRDAIEAGQFESFKNAKLAGWGHEPFQETASS, from the coding sequence TTGTTCCGCTATGAATTGATCGGCACCGATGGCGGTGCCCGACGTGGCGTTTTCCACACGCCCCAAGGACCTGTTCGCACCCCCGGCTTCATGCCGGTGGGTACGCTTGGAACGGTCAAAGGCCTGACGATCGATCAAGTCGCCGCCACGGGCGCGGACATGATTTTGGGCAACACGTATCACCTGCGGCTTCGCCCGGGACACGAAACCGTCGCGGCCCTCGGTGGCTTGCACAAGATGTGTGGCTGGGACGGGCCGATCCTGACCGACTCCGGTGGCTTCCAAGTGTTCTCGCTGGGCGCGATCAACAAAGTCACCGAACACGCGGCGACGTTCCGTTCGCACATCGATGGTGCGAAGATCGAGCTTACGCCCGAACACTCGATCGAGATTCAACAAGCTCTCGGTAGCGACGTGGCGATGGTGCTGGATCACGTGATCGCTTTGCCCGCGCCGATGACGCAAGTCGAAGACGCACTGGCTCGATCCATCCGCTGGGCAGCCCGCTGCCGCGAAGCCGCTGACCGCGAGGACCAAGCGCTTTTCGCCATCGTCCAAGGTGGTCTGGACAGAACACTTCGCCAGCAGTGTGCGACCGAATTGGCGGCGATGCCCTTTGAAGGTTACGCGGTTGGCGGACTGTCCGTTGGCGAACCGCCCGAGGACATGTACACCACGACTGGTTTCACCACGCCGCACTTGCCCGCCGATAAACCTCGCTACCTGATGGGCGTCGGAACACCGCGTGACCTGCTCGAAAACATCGCTCGCGGGATCGACCTGTTCGATTGCGTGATGCCAACCCGGAACGGTCGCAACGCACTCGCGTTCACCGATGAAGGCGCCATCAAACTACGCAACGCGGTCCACAAACTCGATACGCGACCGCTGATGGAAGACTGCCCGTGCTTGGCGTGCAGACACAGTCGAGGTTACCTGCGTCATTTGTTTGTTGCCGGCGAAATGCTCGGCCCAATTTTGTTGTCCCATCACAACCTGATGTACTACGGTCGATTGATGCAACAAACACGAGACGCCATCGAAGCTGGCCAATTCGAGAGTTTCAAAAACGCCAAACTCGCTGGCTGGGGTCACGAGCCTTTTCAAGAAACCGCTTCCTCCTGA
- a CDS encoding DNA-directed RNA polymerase subunit alpha C-terminal domain-containing protein: protein MSEVELEVLDLKQMVLASNSFGPSDVAEIRKAITENYGHFGELRDAVNEMEQDDALTPAGKTKMGVCQFLLGRFKDASETLSAADGSAMALFYHARCQFELSNFDGAIEGYDKAKTSGYNEDQCKIGIAEAKRYQGKIEEAMAILDDIFGPAEQTADYMYQRAATAAQIGGRMEEAINLYQRAVSTDENHAGALFGLALENDRLGNDDEALKLYERAAKAFPTGIGALINLGVMYEDNGQYDKAQACYKRILDCHPDHPRTQLYMKDASATGNMLYDEEAQRRNDRLAQTLNMPVSNFELSVRSRNCLQKMGIETIGDLTRHSEQELLSSKNFGETSLIEIREMLSQKGLSLGQFAGEKKSNDPPVDTSHMSPDEQALLERPISDLNLSVRARKCMTRLQINSIGELIRKTGDDMLECKNFGVTSLNEVREKLADLGLKMRGD from the coding sequence ATGAGCGAAGTCGAACTCGAAGTTCTCGACCTGAAGCAAATGGTTCTGGCGAGCAACTCGTTCGGCCCCAGCGACGTGGCCGAGATCCGCAAAGCCATCACCGAAAACTACGGTCACTTTGGTGAGCTTCGTGACGCCGTCAACGAAATGGAACAAGACGACGCGTTGACGCCCGCCGGCAAAACCAAAATGGGCGTTTGCCAGTTCCTGTTGGGACGTTTCAAAGACGCCTCGGAAACCCTTTCGGCAGCCGACGGCAGCGCGATGGCGTTGTTCTATCACGCTCGTTGCCAATTCGAATTGTCGAACTTCGACGGTGCCATCGAGGGCTACGACAAAGCCAAGACTTCTGGCTACAACGAAGACCAGTGCAAGATTGGCATCGCGGAAGCCAAACGCTACCAAGGCAAAATCGAGGAGGCGATGGCCATCCTCGACGACATCTTCGGCCCCGCTGAACAAACCGCGGACTACATGTACCAACGTGCCGCCACAGCCGCTCAAATCGGTGGTCGCATGGAAGAAGCCATCAACTTGTACCAACGTGCGGTTTCGACCGACGAAAACCACGCGGGTGCCCTGTTCGGGTTGGCATTGGAAAACGACCGTTTGGGCAACGATGACGAAGCGTTGAAGCTTTACGAACGTGCGGCCAAGGCATTCCCGACCGGCATCGGTGCCCTGATCAACTTGGGCGTGATGTACGAGGACAACGGCCAGTACGACAAGGCTCAAGCCTGTTACAAACGAATTCTGGACTGCCATCCCGACCACCCTCGTACGCAGTTGTACATGAAGGACGCCTCGGCGACCGGCAACATGCTGTACGACGAGGAAGCTCAACGTCGCAACGATCGCTTGGCACAAACGCTGAACATGCCCGTTTCGAACTTTGAACTCAGTGTTCGAAGCCGCAACTGCTTGCAAAAGATGGGCATCGAAACGATCGGCGACCTGACTCGCCACAGCGAGCAAGAGTTGCTGTCCAGCAAGAACTTCGGCGAGACCAGCCTCATCGAAATTCGCGAGATGCTGTCGCAAAAAGGCCTCTCGCTTGGCCAATTCGCTGGCGAAAAGAAATCAAACGACCCACCAGTCGACACGTCGCACATGTCACCGGACGAGCAAGCGTTGCTGGAACGCCCGATCAGCGACCTGAACCTGTCGGTTCGTGCCCGCAAGTGCATGACTCGTTTGCAGATCAACTCGATCGGCGAACTGATTCGCAAAACCGGCGACGACATGCTGGAGTGCAAAAACTTCGGTGTGACCAGTTTGAACGAAGTCCGCGAAAAGCTGGCTGACCTTGGACTGAAGATGCGGGGCGACTGA
- a CDS encoding proteasome accessory factor PafA2 family protein, which yields MSSPAARLAIRQRLCRRLMGMETEFATFVEPLDGGVQSQVSAREVYVALRDAICRQMPAVEGLDGGDRRFFANGSALNLETHLSFRDEPGGLVEMATPEVLRPSDLVACQRAIDEIMREASGEVHFERGQSVHRLRVLKNSCDAAGHLYGCQENYETDVASGLGLVAYRLAIVCLWAMQVICVLLSIPVVASIVVASMLQRGLSNLRLRRGINEQTNPAVESDEDQRVDSFTDDDEWLDECESDSEESFVALPRWFQWLSITLMRILHLPLVFGLRVVGSHFAFRAQRRYLTGLLVSRIAIMGTGHLDHDGCFFLSGKAFGVDRVTDIGGFSGERPIFVYGHWLTKLCGRSWRSIAETRHLLKQRQRLQIGLSDSNLSDLAQWAKIGSVALVLDMIESKETRDLPRLRRPIRALHVFNRDWNLLRRVPTTHGEMTSLELQTKYYRAAEAFVRKQQSTTKRASEWDEAERALQHWAESIRLVRQFRKDGHQTSQGLGRIDWLGKRWMIDQAVGETPGESASWTIRKKIDLRYHELSEEGYFARFMEDHQERELIHRGDVTLRRRNAPADSPAAHRGWMIREFSGEASAEGRPVMRTDWDRALVNQDQAVRTVVFREADKRGPANA from the coding sequence ATGAGCTCACCGGCCGCGAGATTGGCGATTCGACAGCGTTTGTGCCGTCGATTGATGGGCATGGAAACGGAATTCGCGACGTTCGTTGAACCGTTGGACGGCGGTGTTCAATCTCAGGTGTCGGCTCGCGAGGTATACGTTGCGTTGCGAGACGCTATTTGTCGCCAGATGCCAGCGGTGGAAGGATTGGATGGTGGGGACCGCCGGTTCTTTGCCAACGGGTCGGCATTGAATCTGGAAACGCATCTGTCGTTTCGCGATGAACCCGGCGGATTGGTCGAAATGGCCACGCCGGAGGTGCTGCGTCCGAGCGACTTGGTGGCGTGTCAACGCGCGATCGATGAGATCATGCGAGAAGCGAGCGGCGAAGTCCATTTTGAACGTGGACAAAGTGTTCACCGCTTGAGAGTGCTGAAGAACAGTTGCGATGCGGCCGGGCATTTGTACGGCTGTCAAGAAAACTATGAAACGGACGTCGCCAGCGGGCTGGGACTGGTGGCGTACCGATTGGCCATCGTTTGTTTGTGGGCGATGCAGGTCATCTGCGTTTTGTTGTCGATCCCGGTGGTCGCCAGCATCGTGGTGGCGTCGATGTTGCAACGCGGGCTGAGCAACCTTCGTTTGCGACGTGGCATCAACGAGCAAACAAATCCAGCCGTTGAATCGGATGAGGATCAACGCGTTGATTCGTTCACGGATGACGATGAATGGTTGGACGAATGCGAGAGCGATTCAGAAGAAAGCTTTGTGGCTTTGCCGCGTTGGTTTCAATGGTTGTCGATCACGTTGATGCGGATCTTGCATTTGCCGCTCGTGTTTGGTTTGCGTGTGGTGGGATCGCATTTCGCCTTTCGTGCCCAACGTCGATACCTGACGGGATTGTTAGTTTCGCGAATCGCCATCATGGGTACCGGGCACTTGGACCACGATGGATGTTTTTTCCTGTCGGGCAAAGCTTTCGGTGTGGATCGAGTGACGGACATTGGTGGCTTCAGCGGTGAACGTCCGATCTTTGTTTATGGTCATTGGTTGACCAAGCTGTGCGGTCGATCGTGGCGTTCGATTGCTGAGACTCGTCATCTTCTGAAGCAACGACAACGTCTGCAAATTGGTTTGTCGGATTCCAACCTGAGTGATCTGGCGCAGTGGGCCAAGATTGGCAGCGTGGCGTTGGTGTTGGACATGATCGAGTCGAAGGAAACTCGGGATCTGCCGCGATTGCGACGTCCCATTCGAGCGTTGCATGTTTTCAACCGCGATTGGAATCTGTTGCGGCGCGTCCCCACCACTCATGGTGAGATGACATCGCTGGAGTTGCAGACCAAGTACTATCGCGCCGCGGAGGCGTTCGTTCGCAAGCAACAGTCCACGACCAAACGTGCATCGGAATGGGACGAGGCTGAGCGTGCGTTGCAACACTGGGCCGAGTCGATTCGTTTGGTTCGGCAATTCCGAAAAGATGGTCATCAGACCTCGCAGGGGCTGGGCCGAATCGATTGGTTGGGCAAGCGTTGGATGATCGATCAAGCGGTTGGCGAAACGCCTGGCGAGTCGGCGTCATGGACCATTCGGAAGAAGATTGATTTGCGTTATCACGAGTTGTCGGAAGAAGGTTACTTCGCTCGGTTCATGGAAGATCATCAAGAGCGAGAGTTGATCCATCGGGGCGACGTGACTCTGCGGCGAAGAAACGCACCGGCGGATTCGCCCGCGGCACATCGAGGTTGGATGATTCGCGAGTTCTCGGGAGAGGCGTCTGCCGAGGGACGTCCGGTGATGCGAACGGATTGGGACCGAGCGTTGGTGAATCAGGATCAAGCCGTCCGGACGGTGGTGTTCCGAGAGGCAGACAAACGCGGACCCGCAAACGCGTGA